The following are from one region of the Bacteroidota bacterium genome:
- a CDS encoding 23S rRNA (pseudouridine(1915)-N(3))-methyltransferase RlmH has translation MKIVFLFMGRTSDKWIKEGLSVYLGRLKHYASLEVIEIPELKKKGGRSREEEMKKEAELILEKILPGDRLFLLDEKGDELTSTELSEWIGKQQLSGMKRLVLAIGGPFGFHEMARKKSSGSISLSPLTFTHQMVRVILAEQFYRAFTILKGEKYHHN, from the coding sequence ATGAAGATAGTCTTTCTTTTTATGGGCAGGACCAGCGATAAGTGGATTAAAGAAGGATTGTCTGTTTATCTCGGCCGGCTGAAACATTATGCCAGTCTCGAAGTCATTGAAATTCCGGAACTGAAAAAAAAAGGCGGACGGAGCAGGGAAGAAGAAATGAAAAAAGAAGCAGAACTTATCCTGGAAAAAATTCTCCCCGGCGACCGGCTTTTTCTGCTCGATGAGAAGGGAGATGAATTAACTTCAACAGAATTGTCGGAGTGGATCGGCAAACAGCAACTCAGCGGAATGAAACGGCTCGTGCTTGCTATAGGAGGCCCATTCGGTTTTCATGAAATGGCCCGTAAAAAATCGTCGGGATCCATTTCGCTTTCACCGCTCACCTTCACTCACCAGATGGTGCGCGTAATTCTCGCTGAACAATTTTACCGCGCTTTCACGATCCTCAAGGGAGAAAAATATCATCACAACTAA
- a CDS encoding DUF4783 domain-containing protein, with protein MKTVLAFLIFSFPFAAAADNATMSVDLMRSVKLNSIVDIVDDVAQAIRSGNAEDLSKYFADNVDLKVLEQENIYSRAQAELILKDFFAKHPVQEFTIVHKSTANNESQFAIGTLKTANGTYRVHYLLKGPAGSTTVSQFRIENSDE; from the coding sequence ATGAAAACCGTGCTGGCCTTTTTGATTTTCAGTTTTCCGTTTGCGGCGGCAGCTGATAATGCGACGATGAGCGTGGACCTGATGCGTTCGGTGAAACTGAATTCTATTGTGGATATCGTTGATGATGTTGCGCAAGCCATTCGTTCGGGAAATGCAGAAGATCTTTCGAAATATTTCGCCGACAACGTGGACCTGAAAGTTCTTGAACAGGAAAATATTTACAGTCGCGCACAGGCAGAACTTATCCTTAAAGATTTTTTTGCCAAACATCCGGTGCAGGAATTTACCATCGTTCACAAGAGTACTGCCAATAATGAAAGCCAGTTTGCTATTGGTACATTGAAAACTGCAAATGGAACTTACCGCGTTCATTACCTTCTGAAAGGCCCCGCCGGTTCTACCACCGTTTCGCAATTCCGCATAGAGAACAGTGATGAATAA
- the nadC gene encoding carboxylating nicotinate-nucleotide diphosphorylase: protein MNNTTGYDPDEADLSLLKEFISLSLFEDVRSGDHTSLATVPANAISSAVLKIKDNGVLAGIELAEFIFHQVDPEIIFEVKIKDGTIVKKGAVAFEVKGSSRSILKAERLVLNCMQRMSGIATATWNLVQLIKGTKAKLIDTRKTTPGFRYFEKWAVRIGGGSNHRFGLYDMILIKDNHVDFCGGIKKTISAANEYLAANKMQLSIEIEVRNRKELDEVLSCGNIQRIMLDNFSPVELKKAVKKIDGRFETEASGGITSENIKAYAETGVDFISVGSITHSVKSLDLSLKAK from the coding sequence ATGAATAATACCACCGGCTACGATCCGGATGAAGCGGATCTTTCCCTCCTAAAAGAATTTATCAGTTTATCCCTGTTCGAGGACGTGCGTTCGGGCGATCATACTTCGCTTGCAACAGTTCCTGCCAACGCGATCAGCAGCGCTGTCCTGAAAATAAAAGATAATGGTGTTCTCGCAGGAATTGAACTCGCGGAATTTATTTTTCACCAGGTTGATCCCGAAATTATTTTTGAGGTGAAGATCAAAGACGGAACGATCGTAAAAAAAGGAGCGGTCGCTTTCGAAGTAAAAGGATCATCGCGCAGTATTCTCAAAGCAGAGCGGCTTGTCCTGAATTGTATGCAACGAATGAGTGGAATTGCAACTGCAACATGGAATCTTGTGCAATTGATAAAAGGAACAAAGGCAAAACTCATTGACACGCGCAAGACCACTCCCGGTTTTCGATACTTTGAAAAATGGGCGGTGAGGATAGGCGGTGGAAGTAATCACCGTTTTGGTTTGTACGACATGATCCTGATCAAGGACAATCATGTGGATTTTTGCGGCGGAATAAAAAAAACTATTAGTGCTGCCAATGAATATCTCGCTGCGAATAAAATGCAACTGTCCATTGAAATCGAAGTGCGCAATAGGAAAGAACTCGATGAAGTTTTGTCATGCGGAAATATTCAGCGCATCATGCTCGATAATTTTTCTCCTGTCGAATTGAAAAAAGCAGTGAAGAAAATCGACGGCCGTTTTGAAACAGAAGCTTCCGGCGGGATCACTTCCGAAAACATAAAAGCGTATGCAGAAACAGGAGTTGATTTTATTTCTGTGGGAAGCATTACGCATAGTGTGAAAAGTCTTGATCTGAGTCTGAAAGCGAAATAG
- a CDS encoding YihY/virulence factor BrkB family protein, giving the protein MFKRIFRFLRGLPPSRALSAFSKRVKPPAFEGHTLYEVSVFFGRGLNRGGLRSRASSMAYNYFIAIFPAIIFLFTLLPYIPIKHFQDALFETIREIMPNNAFLTVQDTVYEILHHQHSGLLSIGFIAALYFSTNGFTSMMGAFNKSIHIREVRPAWKQQLIALGLVFFLTIILIVAIGLIIGSELLLKRTLQYHSTQHYIIFAGRWLVIGILFMFTIAVYYRVAPAKKLHGNFFSPGVWLATSLIIVTSILFAWYINNFGKYNKLYGSIGSVIVVLVWIYYNSMMLLIGFELDASIAGARENRRSLLEQAEAEHEREENA; this is encoded by the coding sequence ATGTTCAAGCGAATTTTCCGTTTCCTTCGGGGGTTGCCACCATCGAGAGCGCTGAGTGCATTTTCGAAGAGAGTAAAACCTCCCGCATTTGAAGGACACACACTTTATGAAGTTTCCGTTTTTTTCGGAAGAGGATTGAATCGCGGCGGATTACGTTCCCGTGCATCTTCCATGGCTTACAATTATTTCATTGCAATTTTCCCTGCCATCATTTTTCTTTTCACACTCCTGCCCTACATTCCCATCAAACATTTCCAGGACGCTTTATTCGAAACGATCAGGGAGATCATGCCGAACAATGCTTTTCTCACTGTGCAGGATACGGTTTATGAAATTCTTCATCACCAGCATTCCGGGCTTTTGTCAATAGGATTCATTGCAGCGCTCTATTTTTCCACGAACGGATTCACTTCCATGATGGGCGCTTTCAATAAAAGTATTCACATCCGGGAAGTGCGTCCGGCATGGAAACAACAACTCATTGCACTCGGACTTGTTTTTTTCCTGACGATCATTCTCATTGTTGCTATCGGATTGATCATCGGTTCCGAATTATTACTCAAGCGAACACTGCAGTATCATTCCACGCAGCATTACATAATTTTTGCAGGACGATGGCTGGTGATAGGAATTCTTTTCATGTTCACGATCGCGGTTTACTATCGCGTTGCGCCGGCGAAAAAACTACACGGAAATTTTTTCAGTCCCGGTGTCTGGCTCGCAACTTCACTCATTATTGTCACTTCAATATTGTTTGCATGGTACATCAACAACTTCGGCAAATACAATAAACTCTACGGCTCCATCGGATCGGTGATCGTGGTGCTGGTCTGGATCTATTATAATTCCATGATGTTGCTCATCGGGTTCGAACTTGATGCAAGCATTGCAGGCGCAAGGGAAAACAGGCGTTCACTTCTTGAACAGGCAGAAGCGGAACATGAAAGGGAAGAAAACGCGTAA
- a CDS encoding class I SAM-dependent methyltransferase: MQTKLWFIRKTKTTFMRWKLHVLVEPFSGMLMNLVYLSKMSKWKAKTPVPKLNDFYSRKWDYNKRYNLYDFILKNENLDGAINYMEFGVAAGRSFKWWVEHNKNSDSTFDGFDTFTGLPEDWNVFKAGAMSTGGNFPEVNDDRATFHKGLFQDTLPKHLRQMKDDRRKVIHMDADLYTSTLFVLTSVAPFLRKDDIILFDEFTVPTHEFLAFTEFLAAYYIKVELIAAQNNYYFSAFKIM, encoded by the coding sequence ATGCAGACCAAACTCTGGTTCATACGCAAAACAAAAACCACCTTCATGCGCTGGAAACTGCACGTGCTGGTGGAACCATTCAGTGGGATGCTGATGAATCTTGTTTATCTCTCGAAGATGTCGAAGTGGAAAGCAAAAACTCCGGTGCCGAAACTGAACGATTTTTATTCGCGCAAATGGGATTACAACAAGCGTTACAATCTGTATGATTTTATTCTGAAAAATGAAAATCTCGATGGTGCGATCAATTACATGGAATTCGGAGTTGCTGCCGGAAGATCTTTCAAGTGGTGGGTAGAGCACAATAAAAATTCCGATTCAACTTTCGACGGATTCGATACGTTCACCGGTTTGCCGGAAGACTGGAATGTTTTCAAAGCAGGCGCTATGTCAACCGGAGGAAATTTTCCGGAAGTGAATGATGACCGTGCAACATTTCACAAAGGACTTTTCCAGGATACGTTGCCGAAACATCTCAGGCAAATGAAAGATGATCGCAGGAAAGTCATTCACATGGATGCGGATCTTTACACCTCCACACTTTTTGTTCTTACTTCGGTTGCGCCATTCCTGCGGAAAGATGATATTATTCTTTTCGATGAGTTCACTGTTCCCACTCATGAATTTTTAGCATTCACAGAATTTCTTGCTGCTTATTATATAAAAGTTGAATTGATCGCTGCGCAGAATAATTATTACTTCTCGGCTTTTAAAATAATGTAG
- a CDS encoding M1 family metallopeptidase produces the protein MKILRSTAVAISLFIGMTAMAQQSAADYSSPANQYYWKNRPPFPGYWQQDVHYFIKAALDDKTDIITGEEELTYTNNSPDTLPFVYFHLYENAFQPGSYTDDLHQANKYYPKYGKYESEKKDEEVTKISIDGQDLKTELDNTIMKAWLPKPLLPNQSVKFNISFKSYFDDGGNIRRRMKMYKTFGYKHYDGVHWYPRIDVYDRKFGWETDQHLTREFYGDFGSYDVEITIPNNYILEGTGTMLNEKEVLPSDLRARLDISNFAHTAWNSAPSEMIHADGTMKTWKFSGINIHDFAFSADPLYRIGETDWNGIRIIAMCQEPHCTGWQNASSYTAKIIEFYSTHIGMYAYPKMVVCDAQDGMEYPMITLDGGSDPDYHTLLAHEVGHNWFFGMVGSNETYRALLDEGFTQFIDSWCVQSLDGPYIKHGQYKSGYVTRFKEEDKVINTEVYNRYEQSAALGDETVIDTHSDYFNGALRHGGGYGQVYGKTATMLWNLKYVLGDSLFEAAFSHYFNQWKFCHPYVEDFRNSMIQYTHVDLNWFFDEWLDTYKTIDYGVKSVHEGDSANVYKIKFRRYGRMSMPIDFTVQSNDGRLYNYYIPNTWYEKKTTATVLPRWIGWDKIRPTYTAVVNIPNGISDVMIDTTHRLADVNMLNNSMNTPVQFSFDSRIWNFPSWEHYTLRARPDFWYNGYDGLKAGLYMGGDYLGVIDQFDLTFHYNTGLGQSQLPNGAEINRFDYLSYAFSFRTPTNKFIRNSAFYFSERHLDGFDMSKIGFEVSDREQKNKISIDWKIMARKDSSDLNYLIFRNEWTPGKINSTLNINFSHPYTYHHGTGDIQLNLRSSTIGSDYDYHYLNICVINKNDLGPININTRTFFQIGSGQNWAKESMLFAAGANPEAMMDNKYTRSEGFFPTDWATFGSDVNHFQYGGGLDLRGYAGYLMPQYDWYGNVRNIYKGTSGYAFNAEMEFQELFKFIGRKMPRVNSVVNLSTYLFGDIGGMNFNQPTEQLAFGAFRADAGVGAAFTIKRFPPLQMVKPLTIRFDVPLFLNSTPYNSPEYIQMRWVVGINRAF, from the coding sequence ATGAAAATTCTCAGAAGCACTGCGGTGGCCATTTCACTTTTTATCGGAATGACTGCGATGGCGCAACAATCGGCCGCCGATTATTCTTCTCCCGCTAATCAGTATTACTGGAAAAATCGTCCGCCGTTTCCGGGTTACTGGCAGCAGGATGTGCATTATTTCATTAAAGCAGCGCTTGATGATAAAACTGATATCATCACCGGCGAAGAGGAATTGACCTACACCAATAATTCGCCCGACACACTGCCCTTCGTTTATTTTCATTTGTACGAAAATGCATTTCAACCGGGATCTTACACCGACGATCTTCATCAGGCCAATAAATATTATCCGAAGTATGGCAAATATGAATCGGAGAAAAAAGATGAAGAGGTTACAAAAATTTCCATCGACGGACAGGATCTGAAAACTGAACTCGACAACACGATCATGAAAGCGTGGTTGCCAAAACCCCTATTGCCGAATCAATCCGTCAAATTCAATATTTCTTTTAAATCTTATTTTGACGATGGAGGAAACATCCGCCGCCGGATGAAAATGTATAAGACTTTCGGTTACAAACATTACGATGGCGTACACTGGTACCCGCGCATTGATGTGTACGATCGCAAATTCGGCTGGGAAACCGATCAGCATCTGACCAGAGAATTTTACGGCGATTTCGGTTCGTATGATGTGGAGATCACCATTCCGAATAATTATATTCTTGAAGGAACAGGAACCATGCTCAATGAAAAAGAAGTTCTTCCTTCAGATCTTCGCGCGCGGCTCGACATTTCCAACTTTGCACACACCGCATGGAATTCTGCGCCGTCGGAAATGATCCACGCTGATGGAACAATGAAGACGTGGAAATTTTCAGGAATAAATATTCATGACTTTGCTTTTTCTGCCGATCCGCTTTATCGCATTGGAGAAACCGACTGGAACGGAATTCGCATCATCGCCATGTGCCAGGAACCGCATTGCACCGGCTGGCAGAATGCATCGTCGTACACAGCGAAGATCATTGAATTTTATTCCACGCACATAGGCATGTACGCGTATCCGAAAATGGTGGTGTGCGATGCGCAGGATGGAATGGAATACCCGATGATCACACTCGATGGAGGAAGCGATCCCGATTATCACACTTTACTTGCACACGAAGTAGGACACAATTGGTTTTTTGGAATGGTGGGAAGCAATGAAACGTACCGCGCATTGCTCGATGAAGGTTTCACACAATTCATCGATTCATGGTGCGTGCAGTCGCTCGACGGACCCTACATCAAACACGGACAATATAAATCGGGATACGTGACGCGTTTCAAAGAAGAAGACAAGGTGATCAATACGGAAGTTTATAATCGGTATGAGCAGAGCGCAGCACTCGGCGATGAAACGGTCATTGATACACATTCCGATTATTTCAACGGTGCATTGCGTCATGGCGGCGGATACGGACAGGTGTATGGAAAAACTGCAACGATGCTTTGGAATTTAAAATATGTTCTCGGCGATTCTCTTTTCGAAGCAGCGTTCTCACATTATTTCAATCAATGGAAATTCTGTCATCCGTACGTGGAGGATTTCCGTAATTCAATGATCCAGTACACGCATGTCGATCTCAATTGGTTTTTTGATGAATGGCTCGACACTTACAAAACGATCGACTACGGTGTGAAATCCGTTCACGAAGGAGATTCTGCCAATGTGTACAAAATAAAATTCAGGCGTTACGGCAGAATGTCGATGCCGATAGATTTCACCGTACAATCGAATGACGGAAGATTGTACAACTATTATATTCCGAATACGTGGTATGAGAAAAAAACAACGGCAACTGTTTTACCGAGATGGATTGGATGGGATAAAATCCGTCCTACTTACACTGCCGTAGTGAATATTCCCAATGGAATTTCTGATGTGATGATTGACACCACGCATCGTCTTGCAGATGTGAACATGCTCAACAACAGCATGAATACTCCCGTGCAATTTTCTTTCGATTCGCGCATCTGGAATTTTCCTTCCTGGGAACATTACACGTTGCGTGCGCGGCCCGATTTCTGGTACAACGGTTACGACGGATTGAAAGCGGGTTTGTATATGGGTGGCGATTATCTCGGCGTGATCGATCAGTTCGATCTTACTTTTCATTACAACACCGGGCTCGGTCAAAGCCAGTTGCCCAATGGAGCAGAGATCAATCGTTTCGATTATCTCTCTTACGCATTCAGTTTCCGCACGCCGACAAATAAATTCATACGCAATTCTGCATTTTATTTCAGTGAACGCCATCTCGACGGTTTTGACATGTCGAAAATTGGATTTGAAGTTTCGGATCGCGAACAGAAAAACAAAATCTCGATCGACTGGAAAATCATGGCGCGTAAAGACAGTTCCGATCTGAATTACCTTATTTTCCGAAATGAATGGACGCCGGGAAAAATAAATTCTACTTTGAATATTAATTTCTCTCATCCTTACACTTATCATCACGGCACCGGCGACATTCAACTGAATCTTCGTTCCTCTACTATCGGAAGCGATTACGATTATCATTATCTCAATATTTGTGTTATCAATAAAAATGATCTCGGCCCGATCAACATCAACACGAGAACATTTTTCCAGATCGGATCAGGCCAGAACTGGGCAAAGGAATCGATGTTGTTTGCAGCAGGCGCGAATCCGGAAGCGATGATGGACAACAAGTACACGCGGTCGGAAGGATTTTTCCCAACGGACTGGGCCACTTTCGGATCTGATGTGAATCATTTTCAATATGGAGGCGGACTTGATCTTCGCGGTTACGCGGGTTATCTGATGCCGCAGTATGACTGGTATGGAAACGTGCGGAATATTTATAAAGGAACATCGGGTTACGCCTTCAATGCGGAAATGGAATTCCAGGAACTTTTCAAATTCATCGGAAGAAAAATGCCGAGAGTGAACAGTGTAGTTAATCTCTCGACGTATCTCTTCGGCGACATCGGCGGAATGAATTTCAATCAGCCCACAGAGCAACTCGCCTTCGGAGCATTCCGTGCGGATGCAGGCGTAGGCGCGGCATTCACGATAAAAAGATTTCCTCCGCTGCAAATGGTCAAGCCGCTTACCATCCGTTTCGATGTTCCCCTGTTCCTGAACAGCACACCTTACAATTCCCCTGAATACATCCAGATGAGATGGGTGGTAGGAATCAACCGGGCCTTTTAA
- a CDS encoding ATP-binding protein — translation MRPFQRSLLHIFMSKLLPGKVLILEGARRTGKTVFLQQVMAALKEKVLLLNGEDFAALAMLRERSIENYKRLIGDHRVLIIDEAQKIPEIGSILKLMIDEIKGLKIVATGSSMFDLANKTGEPLTGRKITFRMFPLAQMEFAKQETLLKTKANLEERMVFGSYPELQQYKTRAEKTDYLRELVNSYLLKDILQFENIRNSDKLHDLLKLIAYQLGKEVSLEELGRQLGISKNSVEKYLDLLSKVFVIYKVRGYNRNLRKEITKMSKWYFYDNGIRNTLIANLNPLSMRNDVGELWENYALSERLKFQSYTGMLVNNYFWRTYHQQEIDWVEERKGKLFAYELKWKHSGKAKAPSAWKEGYPRSKFETISQANYLDWIM, via the coding sequence ATGCGACCCTTCCAGCGATCACTCCTCCATATCTTTATGTCAAAATTACTTCCCGGCAAAGTGCTGATCCTGGAAGGAGCAAGAAGAACGGGTAAAACCGTATTCCTCCAGCAGGTGATGGCCGCGTTGAAAGAAAAAGTTCTGCTTTTGAATGGCGAAGATTTTGCCGCACTTGCAATGCTCAGGGAAAGAAGTATTGAAAATTACAAACGCCTGATCGGCGATCACCGTGTACTGATCATAGACGAAGCGCAGAAAATTCCGGAGATCGGTTCCATTCTCAAATTGATGATCGACGAGATCAAAGGGCTTAAAATAGTTGCAACAGGATCCTCCATGTTCGATCTTGCCAATAAAACAGGTGAACCGCTTACCGGCCGGAAAATTACTTTCCGGATGTTCCCGCTTGCGCAAATGGAATTTGCAAAACAGGAAACGCTGCTCAAAACAAAAGCTAATCTTGAAGAACGAATGGTTTTTGGTTCTTATCCTGAATTGCAGCAATACAAAACCAGGGCGGAGAAAACCGATTACCTGCGCGAGCTCGTGAATTCTTATTTACTCAAAGACATTCTACAGTTTGAAAATATCAGGAACTCGGATAAATTACATGATCTGCTGAAACTGATCGCATACCAGCTGGGCAAAGAAGTTTCGCTCGAGGAATTAGGGCGTCAACTCGGAATAAGCAAGAATTCAGTAGAGAAATACCTCGACCTGCTCAGCAAAGTTTTCGTTATTTACAAAGTGCGCGGTTACAACCGGAATCTCCGGAAAGAGATCACGAAAATGAGCAAATGGTATTTTTATGATAACGGAATAAGAAATACGCTGATCGCAAACCTGAATCCTTTGTCGATGCGGAATGACGTGGGCGAACTCTGGGAAAACTACGCACTCTCGGAACGATTAAAATTTCAATCGTACACGGGAATGCTGGTTAATAATTATTTCTGGAGAACTTATCACCAGCAGGAAATTGACTGGGTAGAAGAACGAAAAGGTAAATTATTCGCTTATGAACTGAAATGGAAACACAGCGGAAAAGCAAAAGCGCCCTCGGCGTGGAAAGAAGGTTACCCGCGATCTAAATTCGAGACCATCTCGCAAGCCAATTATCTTGACTGGATCATGTAG
- a CDS encoding T9SS type A sorting domain-containing protein produces the protein MKKILTTALFAAVSGLAFSQAFTMVNTFAGTGTPGLVNGSLSTAEFNGLYSLCCDFSTGDLYVSDAMNSTVRKISGGNVTTLAGSGSIGDVDAQGTSAQFYYTSGLCFANGYVYVSDNGNKKKKKIDASGNVTTVAGSTIGYLDGPVASAQFNNPTDVKVASNGDIYVADYGNNCIRKISGGMVTTYAGVAGGGGDQIGPASSALFNRPSAICFNLSGTDLYVADQVNNKVKVISSGMVSLLAGSGTPGNVNGTGAAAQFNHPSYIVLDLYGNPMVSEWINNDIRRITPAGVVTSLAGSGTAGYVNGPVSTAEFNSPYGICVDNLGTIYVGDKLNNVVRNLFKGDVGISENFADQALSISPNPSSSLLTIKNNSSLKNISIYDLSGKLCRSVEVNDQQQEIIISVADLSSGEYLIVGLNDKQRFSSKFIKE, from the coding sequence ATGAAAAAGATTTTAACGACTGCTCTTTTTGCGGCGGTATCCGGCTTAGCGTTCAGCCAGGCTTTTACTATGGTCAATACCTTCGCGGGAACTGGTACACCCGGTCTTGTCAACGGTTCACTTTCTACTGCGGAATTCAACGGGCTTTACAGTTTATGTTGCGATTTTTCCACTGGCGACCTTTATGTTTCGGATGCAATGAACAGTACGGTAAGAAAAATTTCAGGTGGGAATGTTACAACTCTTGCAGGCAGCGGATCCATTGGTGATGTGGATGCTCAGGGAACAAGCGCACAATTTTATTATACGTCTGGTTTATGTTTTGCAAATGGATATGTGTATGTTTCTGATAACGGAAATAAAAAAAAAAAAAAAATTGATGCATCAGGAAATGTAACAACAGTTGCAGGCAGCACGATCGGTTACCTTGATGGGCCTGTTGCTTCCGCACAATTCAATAATCCAACAGACGTAAAAGTTGCTTCGAACGGAGATATTTACGTTGCAGATTATGGCAATAATTGCATCAGGAAAATTTCCGGGGGAATGGTGACAACTTATGCCGGCGTGGCCGGGGGTGGTGGAGACCAGATCGGTCCTGCTTCATCGGCACTATTTAATCGACCAAGTGCAATTTGTTTCAATCTTTCCGGGACTGATCTTTACGTTGCAGACCAGGTGAATAATAAAGTGAAAGTTATTTCTAGCGGAATGGTGAGCCTGCTTGCAGGTTCAGGTACTCCTGGAAATGTAAATGGAACCGGAGCAGCGGCACAATTCAATCATCCTTCTTACATCGTTCTCGATCTTTATGGAAATCCAATGGTAAGCGAATGGATCAACAATGACATCAGGAGAATTACTCCTGCAGGCGTTGTTACAAGTTTGGCCGGAAGCGGAACGGCTGGATATGTAAATGGCCCGGTTTCTACTGCCGAATTTAATTCTCCTTATGGAATTTGTGTTGACAATTTAGGAACCATTTATGTTGGCGATAAGCTGAATAATGTTGTGCGTAATCTTTTTAAAGGTGACGTTGGCATTTCCGAAAACTTCGCTGATCAAGCGCTTTCCATTTCCCCAAACCCCTCCTCCTCTCTCCTCACTATCAAAAACAATTCATCTCTTAAAAATATTTCCATCTACGATCTCAGCGGTAAACTCTGCAGATCGGTAGAAGTAAATGATCAGCAGCAGGAAATTATTATTTCAGTCGCCGATCTTTCTTCGGGCGAGTACCTGATCGTAGGTTTGAACGACAAACAAAGATTTTCCTCGAAATTCATCAAAGAGTAG
- a CDS encoding class I SAM-dependent methyltransferase, which translates to MKLENHTIYQELLHLNIVSPDSIKPFYPKVRDRDDVGVLRCEKSGVIFLNRTDHVASTYYSEKEGTSYWSSEDRNAGLKETAEDDKRRAKQIEEFVKGKVYADVGAGLGGILDLMKPFAKEILAVEPQRDIRENLKHLGYNVLASIDEIASSEKKVDFITLFHVFEHITDPLASLKQLNKALAPRGKIFIEVPHAGDVLITTYNLDSFKKFTFWSEHLILHTKKSLHKYLEAAGFKNISVKGFQRYPLTNHLLWLRDGKPGGQNFYRQLREENSEKAYAEMLDRNNLSDTIIAIAEK; encoded by the coding sequence ATGAAATTGGAAAACCACACCATTTATCAGGAACTTCTTCATCTGAATATTGTAAGTCCCGATTCTATTAAACCTTTTTATCCAAAGGTTCGTGATCGAGATGATGTCGGTGTTTTAAGATGTGAAAAGTCCGGCGTTATTTTTCTTAACAGGACAGATCATGTAGCATCAACTTATTATTCTGAAAAGGAAGGAACATCTTACTGGAGTAGCGAGGACAGGAATGCCGGATTGAAGGAAACTGCGGAGGATGATAAGCGTCGTGCAAAACAAATTGAGGAATTTGTAAAGGGAAAAGTTTATGCAGATGTTGGTGCAGGGCTTGGCGGGATACTGGATTTAATGAAACCATTTGCGAAGGAAATTCTTGCTGTTGAACCGCAGCGCGATATTCGTGAAAATTTAAAGCATCTTGGTTACAATGTTCTCGCCTCCATTGATGAAATTGCTTCTTCAGAAAAAAAAGTTGACTTCATAACACTTTTCCATGTTTTCGAACACATCACTGATCCTCTTGCATCTTTGAAACAATTAAATAAAGCATTGGCTCCTCGCGGAAAAATTTTCATTGAAGTTCCACATGCGGGAGATGTATTGATCACTACCTACAATCTCGATTCATTTAAAAAATTTACCTTCTGGAGCGAACATCTTATTCTCCATACAAAAAAAAGTTTGCATAAATATCTTGAAGCAGCAGGATTCAAAAATATTTCTGTGAAAGGATTCCAGCGTTACCCGCTTACCAATCATCTCCTGTGGCTGCGTGATGGGAAACCTGGAGGACAGAATTTCTACAGACAATTAAGAGAAGAAAATTCTGAAAAAGCCTACGCGGAAATGCTGGACAGGAATAATCTCAGCGATACTATCATTGCTATCGCGGAGAAGTAA